From the genome of Shewanella sp. Choline-02u-19, one region includes:
- a CDS encoding Ig-like domain-containing protein encodes MPSIYRILIPTIFVFILAACGGDGDGEPVCPSNVPCGLLDNSDAAPTSDDAITYNVSLSIIGTGGDEVSSITAVAPGKLVAAVDGISDPVIVTFSSSLGDLPITTAVTDENGNATVDILAGTTLGAGTVTASLVTGEQDTAILVIGATNLVMGSGEPLQEGIAEVSTDSLSAGGTASISVMIVDEQGMPFTQPADVYFSSACAKASTPLAELTSPVTAINGLATSLYLATGCIGNDPISITVNVGGSSLSASASINILAPTEGSISFVSAEPSLISIKTTGGLETSVVKFQVFDTTGTPVSNKTVSFSLNTEMGGTYLSHSQGITDSSGMVQTVVNSGAVATTVRVMATVDASDPLLITQSSKLIISTGIPDQDSFTLKVKNLNPDLFERVPVTAYLADAFNNFAPDGTAVYFTTEGGAIDDSCFTLDGQCTVEWQEQNPRPVNGRSTVTAYALGEESFPDSNGNGRFDADEFPLFQSVGIDSNQYDMNEVFNDYNENKVYDKDALEELIDFNNDGTFTRRDKLYNGVLCSVPVHDGCADGLSDSKSIHIRGSVVIVMSGSSAVAANVVVIDSGIDNDDQVLDISGADVGQASLTITDSNGQQMPSGSVVTFTSSVGEVVGQSSFTWPNTNEAGGQSYGIAVKGTSQAITGELVVMVKTPNGHESTAAIIPINITP; translated from the coding sequence ATGCCCTCAATATACAGGATATTGATTCCCACAATTTTTGTTTTTATTTTGGCTGCTTGTGGCGGCGATGGTGATGGAGAGCCCGTTTGTCCTTCGAACGTGCCATGCGGATTACTTGATAATAGTGATGCGGCCCCTACATCAGATGATGCCATTACCTACAATGTCTCCTTGAGTATTATTGGTACCGGGGGGGATGAGGTCTCATCAATAACTGCAGTTGCTCCTGGAAAGCTAGTGGCTGCAGTTGACGGTATAAGTGACCCAGTTATTGTGACTTTCAGTAGCAGCTTAGGTGACTTGCCCATTACTACCGCAGTGACTGATGAAAATGGTAATGCGACGGTAGATATATTAGCCGGCACCACATTAGGAGCTGGCACGGTTACGGCATCTTTGGTGACTGGTGAACAAGACACCGCTATTTTGGTCATCGGGGCAACTAACTTAGTGATGGGCAGCGGCGAACCCCTGCAGGAGGGAATTGCGGAGGTTAGCACCGATTCATTATCAGCTGGTGGGACCGCGAGTATTTCGGTGATGATTGTTGATGAACAAGGTATGCCATTCACTCAACCCGCCGATGTTTACTTCTCTTCAGCTTGTGCTAAAGCTTCGACCCCCTTAGCTGAGCTGACCTCACCGGTAACAGCGATTAATGGCTTAGCCACCAGTCTATACCTCGCTACAGGATGTATAGGAAATGATCCTATTAGCATTACCGTCAATGTAGGGGGATCGAGTCTTTCTGCTTCAGCGTCAATCAATATACTTGCTCCAACCGAGGGCAGTATTAGTTTCGTTTCGGCAGAGCCTTCATTAATTTCGATCAAAACCACAGGTGGTTTAGAAACTTCAGTGGTTAAGTTCCAAGTATTTGACACGACTGGAACCCCTGTTAGCAATAAAACAGTGAGTTTTAGTCTTAATACCGAGATGGGCGGAACCTATTTGAGCCACTCACAAGGGATTACCGACAGTAGCGGTATGGTACAGACTGTAGTGAATTCAGGTGCGGTTGCGACCACTGTCCGTGTCATGGCAACGGTTGATGCTAGCGATCCGCTGCTTATCACTCAATCAAGTAAATTGATTATCTCCACCGGCATCCCAGATCAAGATAGTTTTACGTTAAAGGTCAAAAATTTAAACCCAGATCTTTTTGAAAGAGTTCCTGTCACAGCATACCTTGCGGATGCATTTAATAATTTCGCGCCAGATGGCACCGCGGTTTACTTCACTACCGAAGGTGGTGCTATCGATGATTCTTGCTTTACGCTAGATGGACAATGCACTGTGGAGTGGCAGGAGCAAAACCCTAGACCTGTGAATGGCCGCTCTACTGTTACTGCTTATGCCCTCGGTGAGGAATCTTTCCCGGACTCAAATGGTAATGGCCGCTTTGATGCTGACGAATTTCCACTATTTCAATCGGTTGGCATAGATAGTAATCAGTATGATATGAATGAAGTTTTTAACGATTACAATGAAAATAAGGTGTACGACAAGGATGCATTAGAAGAGCTAATCGATTTTAATAATGATGGTACATTTACTCGTCGAGATAAGCTTTATAATGGGGTGTTGTGCAGTGTTCCTGTTCACGATGGCTGCGCTGATGGTTTGAGTGATAGCAAATCTATCCACATAAGAGGTAGCGTAGTCATCGTTATGTCTGGTAGTTCGGCTGTTGCAGCTAATGTTGTCGTAATTGATAGTGGGATAGATAACGATGATCAAGTATTAGATATTTCTGGGGCAGACGTTGGTCAAGCATCTTTAACGATTACCGATAGTAATGGTCAGCAGATGCCATCGGGCTCAGTGGTAACCTTTACATCTTCTGTCGGAGAGGTCGTAGGGCAAAGTAGCTTTACCTGGCCAAACACTAATGAAGCTGGTGGGCAGAGTTATGGCATCGCGGTGAAAGGAACTTCCCAAGCTATTACAGGGGAGCTGGTTGTTATGGTTAAAACCCCTAATGGACATGAGTCAACGGCCGCGATTATTCCAATAAATATCACTCCATAA
- the moaA gene encoding GTP 3',8-cyclase MoaA gives MSLIVDNFGRTVEYLRLSVTDRCDFRCVYCMSEDPCFLSKEHVLSLEELAWIGQAFTELGVKKIRLTGGEPLVRTDCDKLVKLLGKLPGLEELSMTTNGSRLTRFAQEMHDSGLNRLNISLDTLKPDLFTELTRNGKVNRVIAGIDAARAAGFKKIKVNAVILRGQNDDEVLDLIEFCRERELDIAFIEEMPLGVIDERKRSRHCSSEEVQQLIQQRYPLQLSNRRTGGPARYYTMPGSGIHVGFISPHSNNFCHECNRVRVTVEGRLLLCLGNENSVDLKAILREFPADIEKLKVAILDGIQHKPKEHHFDPNGETQILRFMNATGG, from the coding sequence ATGAGTTTGATCGTTGACAACTTTGGCCGGACAGTCGAATACCTACGGCTGTCTGTAACTGACCGCTGTGATTTTCGCTGTGTTTATTGCATGAGTGAAGATCCCTGCTTTTTAAGTAAAGAACATGTGCTAAGTCTTGAAGAATTAGCCTGGATCGGACAAGCTTTTACCGAGTTAGGCGTTAAAAAAATACGCCTCACAGGGGGTGAACCTTTAGTGCGAACCGACTGTGATAAGTTGGTAAAACTACTCGGCAAGCTACCCGGTCTTGAAGAGCTTTCGATGACCACCAATGGTTCTCGGTTAACCCGCTTCGCGCAAGAGATGCATGACTCAGGGCTTAACCGCCTCAATATTAGCCTAGATACGCTAAAACCAGATCTGTTTACTGAGCTGACGCGTAACGGCAAGGTCAACCGAGTCATTGCAGGTATTGATGCTGCACGCGCCGCTGGCTTTAAAAAGATAAAGGTCAATGCGGTTATTTTGCGTGGCCAAAATGATGATGAAGTACTGGATCTGATTGAGTTTTGTCGTGAGCGAGAACTCGACATCGCATTCATCGAAGAGATGCCGTTAGGCGTAATTGATGAGCGCAAGCGCAGTCGCCATTGCAGCAGTGAGGAGGTTCAGCAGCTCATTCAGCAGCGTTATCCCTTGCAGCTATCCAACCGCCGTACTGGCGGCCCGGCTCGTTACTACACTATGCCGGGCAGTGGTATCCACGTTGGTTTTATTTCACCGCACAGCAATAATTTTTGCCACGAATGTAATCGAGTCCGCGTCACGGTTGAAGGCCGTTTATTACTCTGCCTAGGCAATGAGAATTCTGTCGATTTAAAAGCTATTTTACGAGAGTTTCCTGCTGATATCGAAAAACTAAAAGTCGCTATTCTAGACGGGATACAGCATAAACCGAAAGAACACCATTTCGACCCTAACGGTGAAACCCAGATCCTGCGGTTTATGAACGCCACAGGGGGTTAA
- a CDS encoding bifunctional molybdopterin-guanine dinucleotide biosynthesis adaptor protein MobB/molybdopterin molybdotransferase MoeA — MSIPFTNPLPIPVLGFCAYSGTGKTTLLKQLIPELNRRGIRLAVIKHAHHNFDVDIPGKDSFEMRKAGAKQMLVASHIRWALMTEDARESDPELPYLLKQIETDSVDIVLVEGFKKLELPKIELHRAAHGKPFIHTHDENILAVACCDDTKLPSELQRLDINNVAQIADYVSDYIAAWKPCPIDLPMAPSCGCELDNSTTLSVRQGIDKILSYVKPISTTESVDLDELENRILATDAISPVNVPQHTNSAMDGYAFKLGEENQAYTMMGEVMAGHAYAGTIQAGEAVRIMTGAPVPAGADTIQLRELANEQDGKVEFEGAMALGQHVRQAGEDIAQGEAALAANTRLHAAEQGLLASLGFGELPVFKRPTIAVFSTGDEVCQPGEPLKPNCIFDSNRYTIKSMAKKLGCEVIDLGIIQDCEAALAEALTSAAKQADIVISSGGVSVGDADYIKTVLEEVGQINFWRINMRPGRPLAFGQIDNSLFFGLPGNPVAVMVSFLQFVQPAIRKLAGEQNWTPTMVPAITEKPLRSRVGRTEFMRGIYHLAADGKLHVTTTGAQGSGMLSSMVKGNCLIVIGEKDDQLNPGDTVYIQPFSDLL; from the coding sequence ATGAGCATACCTTTTACGAATCCGCTACCTATCCCTGTTCTCGGATTTTGTGCCTATAGCGGCACCGGTAAAACCACATTATTAAAGCAATTAATCCCTGAGCTTAATCGCCGTGGAATTCGACTTGCCGTCATCAAGCATGCTCATCACAACTTTGACGTAGATATTCCGGGTAAAGATAGCTTTGAGATGCGTAAAGCTGGCGCCAAGCAGATGTTAGTCGCCTCTCATATACGCTGGGCGTTGATGACCGAAGATGCCAGGGAATCAGATCCTGAACTGCCTTACCTGCTCAAGCAGATTGAAACAGACAGTGTTGATATCGTGTTGGTTGAAGGCTTCAAAAAATTAGAACTGCCTAAAATAGAACTCCACCGCGCCGCGCATGGTAAGCCGTTTATTCACACCCATGATGAAAATATTCTTGCTGTGGCGTGTTGCGATGACACCAAATTGCCAAGTGAGCTGCAGCGTTTAGATATTAATAACGTGGCGCAAATAGCTGATTATGTCAGTGACTATATTGCGGCGTGGAAACCCTGCCCAATCGACCTGCCTATGGCACCGAGCTGTGGTTGCGAACTCGATAACAGCACCACTCTGTCGGTACGCCAAGGCATCGATAAAATTCTCTCTTACGTCAAGCCGATCAGTACCACTGAATCAGTGGATTTGGACGAACTCGAAAATCGTATTTTAGCGACCGATGCTATTTCACCAGTCAATGTGCCACAACACACCAATTCAGCAATGGACGGCTACGCATTTAAGCTAGGCGAAGAGAACCAAGCCTATACCATGATGGGCGAAGTCATGGCAGGTCACGCTTATGCTGGCACTATTCAAGCGGGTGAAGCCGTACGCATCATGACAGGCGCTCCAGTGCCTGCTGGTGCCGACACCATTCAGCTACGTGAACTCGCCAACGAGCAAGACGGGAAAGTCGAGTTTGAAGGTGCTATGGCGTTAGGCCAACACGTAAGACAAGCGGGCGAAGATATAGCGCAAGGCGAAGCCGCACTAGCCGCTAACACTCGCCTGCATGCCGCCGAACAAGGTTTACTCGCCTCATTAGGCTTTGGCGAACTGCCCGTTTTCAAACGTCCAACCATTGCCGTGTTCTCTACCGGTGATGAAGTTTGCCAACCAGGCGAACCGTTAAAGCCAAACTGCATCTTCGACTCCAACCGCTACACCATCAAGTCGATGGCGAAGAAGCTCGGTTGTGAAGTCATCGATCTGGGCATTATTCAAGATTGTGAAGCCGCACTAGCAGAGGCTTTAACCAGTGCCGCTAAGCAAGCTGATATCGTGATCAGTTCAGGTGGCGTATCTGTGGGTGACGCTGACTACATCAAAACCGTATTGGAAGAAGTTGGTCAGATAAACTTTTGGCGTATTAATATGCGTCCTGGTCGCCCATTGGCCTTTGGTCAAATCGACAACAGCTTATTTTTCGGCTTACCAGGTAACCCTGTTGCGGTAATGGTGTCGTTCCTACAATTTGTTCAACCTGCTATCCGCAAGCTTGCGGGAGAGCAAAACTGGACACCCACCATGGTGCCAGCAATCACAGAAAAACCACTGCGCAGCCGAGTCGGTCGTACCGAATTTATGCGCGGGATCTACCATCTGGCAGCAGATGGTAAGTTACATGTAACCACAACAGGTGCTCAAGGCTCAGGGATGCTTAGCTCTATGGTAAAAGGAAACTGTCTCATCGTGATAGGCGAAAAAGATGACCAGTTAAATCCAGGTGACACAGTTTATATCCAACCTTTTTCCGACCTTCTTTAA
- the mobA gene encoding molybdenum cofactor guanylyltransferase MobA translates to MMTKIDAVILAGGMARRMGGNDKGLVELESQPMIKHTIDRIRPQVKEILINANRNQKVYSEFGFQVISDQDTGYLGPLAGMITAMSHTQADYLMVVPCDCPLLPTDLVARMLAQLIAEDAELAVASDGKREQPVVMLLKPSLRTSMKAFLDAGERKIDFWYAKHNYVVTDFSDQPNAFINVNTPEQKQQLSEAIANEKNNQRCK, encoded by the coding sequence GTGATGACAAAGATCGATGCAGTGATCCTCGCCGGCGGAATGGCCAGACGTATGGGTGGCAATGATAAAGGCTTAGTTGAATTAGAAAGCCAACCGATGATCAAACATACAATTGATAGGATTCGACCTCAAGTTAAGGAGATCCTGATCAACGCAAACCGTAATCAAAAGGTGTATTCTGAATTTGGCTTTCAGGTGATAAGTGATCAAGATACAGGCTACTTAGGCCCATTAGCAGGTATGATCACTGCGATGAGTCACACACAAGCAGACTATTTGATGGTTGTCCCCTGTGATTGCCCGTTGCTACCAACAGATTTGGTAGCCAGAATGCTAGCGCAGTTAATTGCTGAAGATGCAGAGCTTGCAGTGGCTAGTGACGGTAAACGGGAGCAACCCGTCGTCATGTTATTAAAGCCCAGCTTACGCACATCAATGAAAGCATTCTTAGATGCTGGCGAACGCAAGATAGATTTTTGGTATGCCAAACACAATTATGTTGTGACCGACTTTAGTGACCAACCAAATGCCTTTATTAACGTGAATACGCCAGAACAAAAACAGCAGCTTAGCGAAGCCATCGCCAACGAAAAGAACAACCAGAGGTGTAAATGA
- a CDS encoding ABC transporter ATP-binding protein: MSMAKIIAQDLEMRFDDKHLFSAQELIFPQKQVIHLQGDNGSGKTTLMKLLAGLIKPSRGQVQAVGYSLAPWWRSNAIVGKALYLHQHPYLFDGSVLYNLTYPLAFSSEDKAKLSARTEQAIEMAQLSHLLRQSASSLSGGERQRLAIARAWIVEPKLLMLDEPTSNMDKHSQRLVLQMVSDLKQQGTGMIISSHQSCMLTQICDHAWLIDNNKISTNDMVHAAAPTLAVHINPNMLNSMVK, translated from the coding sequence ATTAGCATGGCAAAAATTATTGCACAAGATCTTGAGATGCGTTTCGATGATAAGCATCTGTTTAGCGCTCAAGAGCTTATTTTTCCGCAGAAGCAAGTGATCCACCTACAGGGTGATAATGGCAGCGGGAAAACCACATTAATGAAATTACTTGCAGGACTGATTAAACCCAGTCGAGGCCAAGTGCAGGCCGTCGGTTATTCACTGGCGCCATGGTGGCGTAGTAATGCTATTGTTGGTAAAGCGCTATATCTGCATCAGCACCCCTACCTTTTTGATGGGAGTGTGCTTTATAACCTGACTTATCCTTTAGCATTCTCAAGCGAAGATAAGGCAAAGCTGAGTGCACGCACTGAACAAGCAATTGAAATGGCCCAGTTAAGCCATCTATTAAGGCAATCTGCCTCTAGTTTATCTGGCGGTGAACGACAGCGGCTTGCGATAGCGCGAGCCTGGATTGTCGAACCCAAGCTGTTGATGCTCGATGAGCCAACGTCAAATATGGATAAGCATTCTCAACGACTTGTGTTGCAGATGGTCTCAGATCTAAAACAGCAAGGCACAGGAATGATTATTAGTAGCCATCAATCATGTATGCTGACGCAAATCTGCGATCATGCGTGGCTAATCGACAATAACAAAATTAGCACCAATGACATGGTGCATGCAGCAGCACCGACTTTAGCAGTCCATATCAATCCCAACATGTTAAACAGTATGGTCAAATAG
- a CDS encoding ABC transporter permease — translation MNEGWLALTQQALSLLFSLDPEVWSIISVSFSVSLAALVITLLPSMVLGFILAFSRFRGRWLVTNLIQTLQSIPTVVIGLLVYLLLTRMGPLGDLKWLFTQQGMILGQMMICAPVIVAMSQAAFTSVDRRAWETSRTLGAPWYSAIWTVCRELKVPLLLTIIAAFSRILTEVGCSMMVGGNIAGVTRNIPTAIALETSKGDFAQAIALGLVLLVLALVLNFALGTLRGKAEPRSH, via the coding sequence ATGAATGAAGGCTGGTTAGCCCTAACACAGCAGGCGTTAAGCCTGCTGTTTTCATTGGATCCAGAAGTCTGGTCCATTATATCGGTATCTTTTTCAGTATCATTGGCAGCATTAGTAATTACTTTGCTGCCTTCAATGGTGCTCGGCTTCATATTGGCCTTTTCTCGCTTCCGTGGTCGCTGGCTCGTCACTAACTTGATTCAAACCCTGCAATCTATTCCCACCGTTGTCATCGGATTATTGGTCTATCTTTTGTTAACCAGAATGGGGCCGCTTGGCGATCTGAAATGGCTTTTCACCCAACAAGGCATGATTTTAGGGCAGATGATGATTTGCGCACCCGTAATTGTCGCCATGAGCCAAGCCGCTTTCACCAGTGTTGACCGCCGTGCTTGGGAAACCTCTCGAACATTAGGCGCGCCTTGGTACAGCGCCATTTGGACCGTCTGCAGAGAGCTTAAAGTACCACTATTATTAACTATAATCGCCGCATTTAGCCGCATCCTGACCGAGGTAGGCTGCTCGATGATGGTCGGTGGTAATATTGCTGGCGTCACTCGAAATATTCCAACCGCTATCGCCTTAGAAACCAGCAAGGGCGACTTTGCTCAAGCGATAGCGCTTGGGCTGGTACTGTTAGTATTAGCACTAGTGCTAAACTTTGCCCTAGGTACCCTAAGAGGCAAGGCCGAGCCGAGGAGTCATTAA
- a CDS encoding substrate-binding domain-containing protein, with translation MLNLKRVIGLAVTAALFVGMPVQANEVIKLATTTSTENSGLLNNLLPTFEAESGYKVQVIATGTGKALKLARQGDVDVVMTHAPAAEAKFVSEGYGRLPRGIMENDFVILGPKNDPANIRSSKSAEAAFAKIAKSDTPFISRGDNSGTNMKELILWGKANVKPEFAGYTSVGQGMGKTLLMANELQGYTLSDRGTFVAYSGKIGLAVDFDGGEALANPYQIMLINADKYPDLNHKGAKALSDWLIGAEAQTMINNYKVKGEQLFKATYSE, from the coding sequence ATGTTAAACCTTAAACGCGTTATTGGTCTTGCTGTGACTGCCGCATTATTTGTTGGAATGCCAGTTCAAGCCAATGAAGTTATTAAGCTAGCAACCACAACCAGTACTGAAAACTCAGGTTTGTTAAACAACCTTTTACCGACTTTCGAAGCCGAAAGCGGTTATAAAGTACAGGTAATTGCAACCGGAACTGGTAAAGCCCTTAAGCTTGCTCGCCAAGGTGATGTTGATGTTGTAATGACACACGCCCCCGCTGCAGAAGCCAAGTTCGTTTCTGAAGGTTATGGCAGACTTCCACGCGGGATAATGGAAAATGATTTTGTTATCCTAGGCCCAAAAAACGATCCCGCTAACATCCGTTCTAGCAAGTCAGCAGAAGCGGCATTTGCCAAGATAGCTAAATCAGATACACCGTTCATTTCACGTGGTGACAACTCTGGCACTAATATGAAAGAACTTATTCTTTGGGGCAAAGCCAATGTTAAGCCAGAATTTGCAGGCTATACTTCTGTAGGCCAAGGCATGGGTAAAACACTATTAATGGCAAACGAATTACAAGGTTATACTTTATCTGACCGTGGTACTTTCGTGGCATATTCGGGTAAAATAGGCCTAGCAGTAGACTTTGATGGTGGTGAAGCTCTGGCGAATCCATACCAAATCATGTTGATTAATGCAGACAAGTACCCTGACTTAAATCATAAAGGGGCTAAAGCATTAAGCGACTGGCTGATCGGCGCTGAAGCGCAAACGATGATCAATAACTATAAAGTTAAAGGTGAGCAATTGTTCAAGGCAACATATAGCGAATGA
- a CDS encoding sigma-54-dependent transcriptional regulator, whose product MNQRVNDMKPLPSAVSVLIVDDEPGMRSFLKKALAKKFALVETASSVEDAEQLRSRCHFDLLIVDIRLPGRSGIEWHEALNDQERRSDIIFMTGYADMDVAIKALRAGASDFIMKPFHLEQMMKAVDRCIERRLLKRENLMLRREVSFNQSSTIIGQSDAMTEVKDVIARVAPTNAVVLIEGESGTGKELVARQLHILSGRQGPFVPVNCGAIAPELLESELFGHSAGAFTGAKGNREGLFSFASGGTLFLDEIGEMPLKMQTALLRVLEQKTIRPVGSEKEINIDVRVLAATNRKLSEEVEAGNFRRDLYYRLNVLDIVIPPLRDRPEDIVELTHHFTCQLAAELGVKEVVWSHEDLLKLQQHEWPGNIRELRNMIERCILLGKPPAEYWKAQPKAEMVVESGYPLQWALKDVERDHVTRVVDIHGGNKSAAARDLGVSRKTLDRKYKEWFGGEKNIEE is encoded by the coding sequence ATGAACCAGAGAGTAAATGATATGAAGCCACTTCCTTCCGCTGTATCGGTACTAATTGTTGACGATGAGCCTGGTATGCGCAGTTTTTTGAAAAAGGCACTCGCCAAGAAATTTGCATTGGTAGAAACCGCTTCCAGTGTTGAGGATGCAGAACAACTGCGCTCGCGTTGTCATTTTGATCTGCTGATTGTCGATATTCGCTTACCTGGCCGATCAGGTATTGAATGGCATGAAGCGCTCAATGATCAAGAGAGACGTTCTGACATCATCTTTATGACGGGTTATGCCGATATGGACGTAGCCATCAAAGCGCTTCGTGCTGGCGCGTCAGACTTTATTATGAAACCCTTCCATCTCGAGCAAATGATGAAAGCGGTTGACCGCTGTATTGAGCGACGCTTATTGAAGCGTGAAAATTTAATGCTGCGCCGTGAAGTCTCATTCAATCAGTCGTCCACCATTATTGGCCAAAGCGATGCCATGACTGAGGTCAAAGATGTCATTGCGCGCGTCGCACCGACGAATGCCGTAGTGTTAATCGAAGGGGAGTCGGGAACCGGCAAAGAGCTGGTGGCTAGACAATTACACATATTAAGCGGACGCCAAGGGCCATTTGTCCCGGTCAATTGTGGTGCGATAGCGCCAGAGCTGCTTGAGAGTGAACTATTTGGTCATTCTGCAGGCGCATTTACGGGGGCAAAGGGGAACCGTGAAGGACTGTTTAGCTTTGCTTCGGGTGGCACTCTTTTCCTTGATGAAATCGGTGAGATGCCGTTAAAAATGCAAACTGCTTTACTGCGCGTATTAGAGCAGAAAACCATAAGACCCGTGGGCAGTGAGAAAGAGATCAATATTGATGTCCGAGTGCTTGCGGCGACTAATCGTAAGTTATCTGAAGAGGTCGAGGCGGGTAATTTTAGACGTGATCTTTACTATCGCTTAAATGTCCTCGATATAGTCATTCCGCCACTACGAGATAGACCGGAAGATATCGTTGAGCTGACACATCACTTTACCTGCCAATTGGCCGCGGAACTTGGGGTTAAAGAGGTGGTTTGGAGTCATGAAGATTTGCTTAAACTACAACAACACGAATGGCCTGGTAATATCCGCGAGCTGCGTAATATGATTGAACGCTGTATATTACTCGGCAAACCACCTGCCGAGTACTGGAAAGCTCAGCCTAAGGCTGAGATGGTTGTCGAATCAGGCTATCCGCTGCAATGGGCCTTGAAGGATGTTGAGCGTGACCACGTGACTCGAGTTGTGGATATACACGGTGGTAATAAATCAGCGGCAGCCAGAGATCTTGGCGTGTCGCGTAAAACGCTAGACCGCAAGTACAAAGAGTGGTTTGGCGGCGAAAAGAACATTGAAGAATAA